Below is a genomic region from Synergistaceae bacterium.
CAATATCCTTAAAGGAGGAATTGGTAATGGTAAAAGTGCGTAAAGGTTTTACACTGGTTGAGTTGTTGATCGTTATCGTTATTATCGGTATTCTTGCGGCGGCAATGCTTCTTTCCAGCGGCGCGGCGACGGCTTCGGCCGAGGCCTCCACGATTATCAGCGACCTGCGCAACATGAAGGCGGCGTCCCTGATGCTCTACGCGGACAGCATGGATATTTTCGAGAACAGCACCACCTACACCCTGACGGTCACCTATCTGACGCCCTACGTGGACAACCCGGCGAAGTACACAATTTCGGGCAGTCCTTACGGCCTCTCGGTGGATTCCACCCGCAGATGGTGGGTGTACTACAACCTGTCCAACAAGAGCAGCGAAGTCAAGTCCAAGCTGCAGGGCAGAGCTCAGACCACAGGACTGCTGAAGAGCACGAACCTGACGGACAGCTACACGACCGCCAGCAACACCGTGTGGATGGTCGCCCGGTAAAAAGCCCCGAAAATCTGAGAAAAATGTTATACGGCCCCCTTCGGGGGGCTTTTTTTATGGGGACGCGCCTGTTTTTTTCACAGTGGTGGTATAAGATAGGTCTGTTCGAAAAATCCGTGTTGATGAACAGAGGGTGAGTATCCTGAGGAGAGTGCTGGTCATTCCCTGTTATAACGAAGAGCTTACCATCGCGAAGGTGGTGACGGACTTCAAAAAAGAATTGCCCGCCGATTGCAGAATTGTCGTCATGAACAACCGGTCCACCGATAACAGCGCGGAACTGGCCTCCGCGGCCGGGGCGGAGGTTTTTTTTGTGGCGCGTCAGGGCAAGGGGGCCGTGGTTCGCGAAATTTTCCGCTCCATCGACGCCGACGTTTATATCATGGTGGACGGAGACGACACCTACCCCGCCGAAGACGTTCATAAACTTCTGGCGCCCGTCGAGGCGGGAAACTCGGATATGGCCGTGGGGGACCGCATCTCCGGCGGAGCGTACGGCCAGGTGAACGACCGGCGCTTTCACGGTTTTGGAAATATACTGGTCAAAAAATTAGTAAACTTTTGTTTTAAAAGTGATTTGCGTGATATTATGACGGGGTACAGAGTTTTCAGCCGCTCTTTTGTGGAGAATGTTCCCATTTTATCGGATGGCTTCGAGGTGGAAACGGAGATGACGATTCGAGCTCTGGATCGTAAACTTTCTATTGTGGAAATTCCCATCGCTTACAGAAATCGTCCGGAGGGGAGTTTTTCCAAGCTGAACACCCTGCGTGACGGGATGCGGGTGTTGAAAACCATTTTTTTCATTTTGAAGGATTATCGGCCTCTGCTGTTTTTCGGAGCGCTGTCCCTCTTGTTTCTCCTGGCGGGGTGCGCCTCCGGGGTTCCGGTTTTGCTGGAATTCATGCGGACGCGTTTCATCACCCGCGTTCCTCTGGCGCTGCTGGCGACGGGGCTTGTTTTGGTTTCGGCGGTTACGCTGAACTGCGCGCTGATCCTGGATACCTTTGTGGCGCACGAGCGTCAGCGGAACGAACTCGAACGGGTTTGCCGGAAAAATAAAAGATAGGAATCTCATGTTTCAGGCGCAAATCGCTCCTCTGGCGGCAAAACGATCTTTTTCTTTTCTGCGGGCGGCGTTTTTTTTGATGTCGTACGTTTTTCTGCCCTCCTTTATTCTCTCCGTTTTTTTATTGCTGCGGGTGGGTTCACCGGCGTTGGCCTTTGGATGTTCCCACCTGGTTCTTCCGGGGATATTTTTTTATCTGCGCCGTGAGATTTCATGGAAGGAAATTGCCGTTTTCCTTCTTTTGATCGCCTTTTCCTATGGCGTTTCCTGGTGTTTTTTTGATTTTTTTCATGACGCTCTGGCTTATTTTCAGCCCGCGATCCGCCGGATAGCCGAAGGGTTCAGTCCGGCGTACGATGGATATATGGATTTCGGGCGTTCCCCCGACGTGTGGTCCGATGCCTCCACCTTTTACCCGAAGGCCGCGATGTACTTTGCGGCCTGCGCGCTGGCGGCGCTGGGGGACATCCAGCCGGGAAAGACTTATCATATTCTTCTTCTGTTTTCCGCCCTGTTTTATGCGATCCATGTGACGCGAAACGACGGGTTTCTGAAAAAATGCCTGTGGATTCTGGCCTGTCTGAATCCCATCGCCCTCACCCAGTGGACTTCCCTGATCATCGACGGAGCTTTGGCCTCGCTTTCGCTGATCGGACTTTTGTTTGCTAACGCCTTTTTCACTCAAAGATCCGTTTCCAGGCTGGAATACGCTCTGGGCGTCATGGCGCTGTCTTTTCTGTTCTGCGTGAAAACGACGGGATTTGCCTATGGAAGCGTTATTCTGTTTTTCATCTGTCTGCATCGTCTGTACGCGGTTTACCGGGAAAACGAAAATCCTCCGGCGGGGCGGCGTTTCTTCGAAGCGTTTAAAAGCGCCACTGTGACCGGACTTCGCCTTGGAGGCACGGTGCTGCTGCTGAGCGCCGTCATCGGCTTCAATCCGTACCTGACCAATCTGCGCGAGGGAAGGCATATTTTTTATCCGCTGGTTCAGGGGAGCTCCCTGGAAAAAATGGATACGGCCGCCGGACTTGAAGATATGACCAATATCGTCTATCCCGAGGCCCATAATCGATTCACGCGATTTCTTTTTTCCATTTTTGCCCATCCAAACCCGGATCCCCGTCCGGCTCGGCTGAAAAACCCCTTCAGCGCCCCCCTGTCCGACTGGTGGATTTTCGGAAACGCCTACAACCTGTACGCGGGAGGGCTGGGGCCCCTGTTCGGGCTTCTGCTGTGCCTGGCCGTTCTGGCGCAGGTTCTTTCGTCGGGAAGGGGCAACCTCTGGCTGTGGCTCACTTTGCTGATGATGACGTTCATTCAGCCTCACGCCTGGGTGCTGCGGTACAGCCCCTTTGTCTGGCTTTTTCCCTTTCTGTGTCTGGACGCGGTTCCTCAAAAGAAATCGCGCTTTTTGATCGTCCCGCTGCTGATCGCCCTGGTGAACTCGGGGGGAGTTTTTTATTTTCTCTGCGCCGAACAGTGGCGGGCTACGCGAATGACGACGGAGGATTTTGCGCCTCACTGCGGAGAAACTGTGTTTTTGGACCGGACGATATTCGAATTTGATGGCATTTTCAATCGATTTGATCTTAAACAAAAATATGTCAACCCGGAAGAAGCCTTTTTTTTCCGATATCCAGGGCTGAGGCGCCTGGGGCAGGACGCCTCTCCCATGGGAGTCAATTTCTTTTTTTCTGAAGATTTACCTCCTCTTCCGGACTTCCCGCTGGTGCTGAGCGAGGAGAAAGCCCTGCCCTGGCTGCGGATGTCGGAAGGGCTGTCGGCCGTCGACGAGTCCGGCGGAAAAATCTGGAGGTCTTCCGGCAACAGAATCAAATTTTACCTGCGGGTCGACGACGGGCCGGAAGGCGACCTGCGCCTGACCCTGCGGGGAAAACCGTACGATCTGTACGGCCCGAGGCCCGATCTGAGCGTTGGGGTGTTCGTCGGCGACCGGTGGGTGGGAACCTGGAAGGCGGGCTGTGAGAACGAAGCCGGGGGGACTTTTATCGTTCCCGCGCGGTTATTGAAAGAAGCCTTTGAAGCGGAAGGTCGTCTTTTGACGCTGATGCTGCGCATCCCCGCCGTTCCCTTCAGCCTTCCGAAGTGGGAAACGGCTTCCTTCGGACTGGAGCTGGAAAGGGTGGAACTTCTCCCCTGGCGGGAGAAACCGGCGTCCTGACGCGGAGCCGGTTATTTCAGGAGGGGTTTTCAGTGTTCCGCAAAAACGTGAAATTTTCTTTTATCGATGTTTCGCTGCTTCTTCTGCTTTACGTTTTTTTGCCGTCGTTTCTTCTTTCCGTCTTTTTGCTGCTGAGGACGGCTTCCCCCGCCGCGGCCTACGGGACATCTCTTTGTATTCTGGGCGGGCTGATTCTCCTCCGACGGAAGGAAACCGGCTGGAGGGAATGCCTGTGCTTTGTCGCCATTGTCGTCGTCAGCCACCTTGTTTCCTATATCTTTTTCGACTTTTTTCACGACGCTCTGGTCTACCATCAGCCGGCGATCAGCCGTATTGCCGCGGGCTTCAATCCCGTGTACGACGGCTATATGAGCTTTGGGCGTCCTCACGATACCTGGAGCGACCAGGCGACGTATTTTCCCAGAATGGCCTGGTATTTTGCGGCATCGGTCACGGCGGTTTTCGGAGACATCCAGTGGGGAAAGGCCTATCACCTGATTCTGCTTTTTGCGACGGTTCTGTTCGTGTTTCATCACACCCGCGGAGAGTCTTTTCTGAGACGTTTTTTCTGGCTGCTGGCCGCTCTGAACCCCATAGCCGCGCTTCAGTTTACGGGGTATCTGGTGGACGGGGCGCTGGCCTCTCTGTCCACGATGGGGCTTTTTTACGCGTATCTTCATTTTTCAGAGAAGCCCCTGACCCGACTTTCGCATGTCATCGGGGTTCTTTGCCTGGCGATGCTCTTTTGCGTCAAAACGTCGGGGTTTGCCTATGGCGGCATCATCCTGTTCTGTATTGCTCTCCATCGTCTTCTGGAGACCTGGCGCGCCTCGTCGGGGAACTGGAAGGCCCGCGGGAAAACGGCTTTTATGCGGGCCGCGAAGCTGAGCCTGAAGCTGGGAGTTCCTCTTCTGTGCCTGGTGGTCGTGCTGGGGTTTTCTCCTTATATCACCAATCTTCTGCAGGGAAAGAATATTTTTTATCCACTGATGGGAGTGGACGCTTCCGCCGACAGTAATGTGTCGCTGGCCTTGGAGGAACTGGCGCGGTCCGTTTTTCCCGACGCTCATAATCGTTTCACGAGGCTTCTCTTTTCCATCGCGTCCTACCCTGTGGTTACGGTTTATCCCGACACGCGCCTGAACGCTCTTTTCGCCTCTCCCGCCGAACTTAAAAACCCCCTGGGGGCTCCATGGATTGAATGGAAACTGTTTCGGGGAGGCGGACTTGCCGTGGCCGGAGGTTTGGGCCCCCTGTTTTTTCTGCTGTTCCTGTTGAGCTTCATTTACTGGATTTTTTCCCTGACGCTGAAAAACGGAGAGCGAAAGGGCTGGGTGTGGATGCTTTTCACTCTGGGATTGCTGCTTTTTATACAGCCTCACGCCTGGTTTGCGCGGTACGCCCCTTTTCTCTGGATGACGCCTTTCGTGTTTTGTCTGTCCCTTCCCCGAGAGAAGGATTATCTTCTTGTGGCGCCGATTATCCTCGCCCTGGCCAACATTGCGGGAACGACCTGGGTGTATGCGGACGATTCCTGGGAAAATACCCGGCGGATCGTCAGGGCTCTCGCC
It encodes:
- a CDS encoding prepilin-type N-terminal cleavage/methylation domain-containing protein — protein: MVKVRKGFTLVELLIVIVIIGILAAAMLLSSGAATASAEASTIISDLRNMKAASLMLYADSMDIFENSTTYTLTVTYLTPYVDNPAKYTISGSPYGLSVDSTRRWWVYYNLSNKSSEVKSKLQGRAQTTGLLKSTNLTDSYTTASNTVWMVAR
- a CDS encoding glycosyltransferase family 2 protein, with the translated sequence MSILRRVLVIPCYNEELTIAKVVTDFKKELPADCRIVVMNNRSTDNSAELASAAGAEVFFVARQGKGAVVREIFRSIDADVYIMVDGDDTYPAEDVHKLLAPVEAGNSDMAVGDRISGGAYGQVNDRRFHGFGNILVKKLVNFCFKSDLRDIMTGYRVFSRSFVENVPILSDGFEVETEMTIRALDRKLSIVEIPIAYRNRPEGSFSKLNTLRDGMRVLKTIFFILKDYRPLLFFGALSLLFLLAGCASGVPVLLEFMRTRFITRVPLALLATGLVLVSAVTLNCALILDTFVAHERQRNELERVCRKNKR